One Trichoplusia ni isolate ovarian cell line Hi5 chromosome 6, tn1, whole genome shotgun sequence DNA segment encodes these proteins:
- the LOC113495498 gene encoding uncharacterized histidine-rich protein DDB_G0274557-like, whose translation MTSAWTPYYPGPRGPMRFTRYAPSPHQLRQQLPPHPHLHTQLHPHLRAQIHPQHQLQIHSQPHSQPHLQPEHKNPVESTDVDKKERQRPKRGHDDYDHDHDYDHDHKGTSGVTGPVHTFVKTDKNANYKWGVRHHVGDKYAS comes from the exons ATGACATCAGCATGGACTCCATACTACCCAGGGCCGAGAGGACCAATGAGGTTCACGCGGTATGCGCCCTCCCCACATCAACTGCGTCAACAGCTACCCCCACACCCACATCTACACACACAGTTGCATCCTCACTTACGTGCACAGATACATCCTCAGCATCAACTGCAAATACACTCGCAGCCGCATTCTCAACCGCATCTACAGCCGGAACATAAGAATCCTG TGGAATCAACAGACGTAGACAAGAAAGAAAGGCAGCGTCCGAAGCGTGGTCACGACGACTACGACCACGACCACGATTACGATCATGACCACAAAGGCACCAGCGGGGTCACCGGACCCGTACACACTTTTGTCAAGACGGATAAGAATGCTAACTACAAATGGGGAGTTCGACACCATGTGGGGGACAAATACGCATCTTAA
- the LOC113495184 gene encoding uncharacterized protein LOC113495184, translated as MGDRGGYADDTLILASGSDPRECIQRTTCGVQVVVGRIRMLGLDVALGKTEALMLHGPRSQPQMDTCLTVEDARIPLSGTMKYLGLVLDGRMSFREHFKRLAPRLQVAAAALGRLLPNVGGPDVGCRRLYAGVIRSMALYGAPIWCGSLTPKNRAVLLGAQRVVTNRIVRAYRTVGREASCALAGIPPWDLDTSVLADLYTRCTALRSRGIEPSPGQRETWRRQARLVAFRNWELRLANPTAGRATVEAIRPHLQQWVERRYGVLTYRLTQMLTGHGAFGHYLFWVARREVTTVCHQCGDADDTALHTLAACPVFAEPRAELVSALGGVDVAELSAVIAAAIGSQNNQLPSSQRFVLSSISISI; from the exons ATGG GGGATCGTGGCGGCTACGCGGACGATACCCTAATTTTAGCCTCGGGTTCTGACCCCCGGGAATGCATCCAGCGTACGACTTGCGGCGTCCAGGTGGTTgtaggtcgcatccggatgctcggcttggacgtggctctggggaaaaCCGAAGCTCTGATgttgcacggcccccggagccaaCCCCAGATGGAcacgtgcctgacagtggaggaCGCAAGGATCCCACTGTCGGGCACGATGAAGTATCTCGGCCTGGTCCTCGACGGACGGATGAGCTTCCGGGAGCATTTTAAGCGGCTGGCACCAAGGCTCCAAGTCGCCGCAGCCGCTCTCGGAAGGCTCCTGCCGAACGTTGGGGGCCCAGACGTTGGGTGTCGCCGGCTTTACGCAGGGGTCATTAGGtcgatggccctgtacggcgcacccatatggTGCGGTAGTTTAACGCCTAAGAACAGGGCGGTTCTGCTTGGTGCACAGCGGGTGGTTACCAACAGGATCGTCCGGGCCTACCGCACCGTCGGACGTGAGGCATCGTGCGCCTTGGCGGGAATCCCGCCCTGGGATTTGGATACGAGTGTGCTAGCGGACCTATACACCCGCTGCACTGCGCTCCGGTCTCGGGGCATCGAACCCTCGCCGGGGCAGCGTGAGACCTGGCGcagacaagcccgcctcgtcgcATTCCGAAATTGGGAACTAAGGCTCGCCAatccgacggcggggcgggctacgGTGGAGGCAATCCGCCCACATCTCCAACAGTGggtggagaggcggtacggtgttttgacgtaccgcctcacgcagatgcTGACCGGAcacggtgccttcgggcactacCTGTTTTGGGTGGCCCGAAGGGAGGTCACCACAGTGTGTCATCAGTGCGGTGACGCGGATGACACCGCACTTCACACACTGGCCGCGTGTCCGGTCTTTGCGGAGCCTCGCGCCGAACTTGTGTCTGCGCTGGGTGGAGTGGACGTCGCCGAGTTGTCGGCtgtcatcgctgcagcgatcggca GTCAAAATAACCAGTTACCTTCATCACAGCGCTTCGTGCTTAGTTCTATATCTATCTCCATATAA